A genomic stretch from Rhodanobacter soli includes:
- a CDS encoding GH39 family glycosyl hydrolase encodes MTFSGQLRSLALAVCTAALLFTSTVSAAPPATTTRLHIDASAQGTPFPHFWEQMLGSGRASLALRDDYRKDLDAVHQATGVGYIRFHGILDHDVGLVQRDAQGKISYNFSYVDQIYDGLLEHGFKPFVELGFMPPELTSDPAALQAFWYRPNVAPPEDYAEWDAMIGALARHLVERYGIDEVASWYFEVWNEPNIGFWVGKPAQASYFTLYDHTVRALKAVNPRIRVGGPSTAQAAWATDFLAHTHKNNVPVDFVSTHVYGDDTADNVFHTSEKIPRADMVCRAVDKVHKEIAASPYPHMPLIFSEYNASYANLPNVTDTVFMGPWIANTIRLCAGKVEAMSYWSFSDVFEEQGVVRNPFYGGFGLIAANRIPKPAFNAFAMLHKLGDKRLAVNSDSALATRRDDGSVVIALWNYAPPIGNTASYTPGEPAGTPKHFSIDVRHLPAGAHATVWRLDESHGNAIAAFDRMGRPDSPSRAQIMQLREAGKLAAPASSSVRDGRFEITVPVQGLVVVELR; translated from the coding sequence ATGACTTTTTCCGGACAGTTGCGAAGCCTGGCCCTGGCGGTTTGCACCGCCGCCCTGCTGTTCACCAGTACGGTCAGCGCCGCGCCGCCGGCAACCACCACCCGCCTGCATATCGACGCCAGCGCGCAGGGCACGCCCTTCCCGCATTTCTGGGAGCAGATGCTCGGCTCCGGCCGCGCGTCGCTGGCGCTGCGCGACGACTACCGCAAGGATCTGGACGCCGTGCACCAGGCCACCGGCGTCGGCTACATCCGCTTCCACGGCATCCTCGACCACGACGTGGGCCTGGTGCAGCGCGACGCGCAGGGGAAGATTTCCTACAACTTCTCCTACGTCGACCAGATCTACGACGGCCTGCTCGAGCACGGCTTCAAGCCGTTCGTCGAGCTCGGCTTCATGCCGCCGGAGCTGACCTCCGACCCGGCCGCGTTGCAGGCATTCTGGTACCGCCCGAACGTTGCGCCGCCGGAGGACTACGCCGAATGGGACGCGATGATCGGCGCGCTGGCACGACACCTGGTCGAGCGCTACGGCATCGACGAGGTGGCCAGCTGGTACTTCGAGGTGTGGAACGAGCCGAACATCGGCTTCTGGGTCGGCAAGCCGGCGCAAGCCAGCTACTTCACCCTGTACGACCACACCGTGCGCGCGCTCAAGGCGGTGAATCCGCGCATCCGCGTGGGCGGTCCGTCCACGGCGCAGGCCGCGTGGGCCACCGATTTCCTCGCGCACACGCACAAGAACAACGTGCCGGTCGATTTCGTCAGCACGCATGTCTACGGCGACGACACCGCCGACAACGTGTTCCACACCAGCGAAAAAATTCCACGCGCCGACATGGTCTGCCGTGCGGTGGACAAGGTGCACAAGGAAATCGCCGCCTCGCCCTACCCGCACATGCCGCTGATCTTCAGCGAATACAACGCCAGCTACGCCAACCTGCCCAACGTCACCGACACCGTGTTCATGGGCCCGTGGATCGCCAACACCATCCGCCTGTGCGCCGGCAAGGTCGAGGCGATGAGCTACTGGTCGTTCTCCGACGTGTTCGAGGAACAGGGCGTCGTGCGCAACCCGTTCTACGGCGGCTTCGGCCTGATCGCCGCCAACCGCATTCCCAAGCCCGCGTTCAACGCATTCGCCATGCTGCACAAGCTGGGCGACAAGCGCCTCGCGGTGAATTCCGACTCCGCCCTGGCCACCCGCCGCGACGACGGCAGCGTGGTCATCGCGCTATGGAACTACGCCCCGCCCATCGGCAACACCGCCAGCTACACGCCAGGCGAACCCGCCGGCACGCCGAAGCACTTCAGCATCGACGTACGACACCTGCCTGCCGGCGCCCACGCCACCGTGTGGCGGCTGGACGAAAGCCACGGCAACGCCATCGCAGCGTTCGACCGCATGGGCCGTCCCGACTCCCCCAGCCGCGCGCAGATCATGCAACTGCGCGAAGCCGGCAAGCTGGCCGCGCCGGCATCGTCGAGCGTGCGCGACGGCCGGTTCGAGATCACCGTGCCGGTGCAGGGGTTGGTCGTGGTGGAGTTGCGTTGA
- a CDS encoding glycoside hydrolase family 13 protein, whose product MGNQGNARHGSKSTLACALAAALALYALPSLHEQARAASNDNNVEWSGLFHDQGPLYDNHVEPTSAQAVTLTLRTFKGDISSANIKYYDSADGAFHWVAMSWSANDPTGNFDYWKGTVPASASKKYYRFQINDGSATAWLNAAGTTSAEPSSGDFFILPGFTTPAWMKNGVMYQIFPDRFYNGSTANDVSNGQYTYAGCATEKHAWGTSVVANVSGCNTAVFFGGDLAGIDQKLGYIKNTVGADIIYLNPVFLSPSNHKYDTEDYMTVDPAFGSNSTLQTLSADIHSTSNGPKGYLVLDGVFNHTGDTHKWFDRYNWWTSITGAYESQSSPTYGYYTFQSWPNTYSAFFGFSSMPKLDYGASGSAVRNAIYGSASSVVKTYLASPYSIDGWRLDAAQYLDAGGGNGSDTANHQIMAELRSAVKSVNANADILGEFWGNAGPWTSGGDQWDGAMNYDGFTQPVSEWITGQDYGGNAASIPVSQFDSWLHGTRANYPTNVQQAMSNFLSSHDITRFGNRAGGDIWKTYLALFFQMTYVGTPTIYYGDEYGMQGGADPDNRRTFDWTIGSITNSAVALTQKLTTIRNAYPALRTGSFMTLLTDDANKLYAYGRFDATNRIAVALNNDSVSHTVTVPVWQLSMTNGSTVTELISGTHYTVQNGQVSVAVNGHYGAILAQ is encoded by the coding sequence ATGGGCAATCAAGGCAACGCGAGACATGGCTCGAAATCCACCCTGGCGTGCGCGCTCGCTGCGGCGCTGGCGCTCTATGCATTACCGTCCCTCCACGAACAGGCGCGGGCCGCCAGCAACGACAACAACGTGGAATGGAGCGGCCTGTTCCACGACCAGGGCCCGCTCTACGACAACCACGTCGAGCCGACTTCCGCCCAGGCGGTCACGCTGACCCTGCGCACCTTCAAGGGCGACATCAGCAGCGCCAACATCAAGTACTACGACAGCGCGGACGGCGCGTTCCACTGGGTGGCGATGAGCTGGTCGGCGAACGACCCCACCGGCAACTTCGACTACTGGAAGGGCACCGTGCCGGCCAGCGCCTCGAAGAAGTACTACCGCTTCCAGATCAACGACGGCAGCGCCACCGCCTGGCTCAACGCCGCAGGCACCACTTCCGCCGAACCGTCCTCCGGCGACTTCTTCATCCTGCCCGGATTCACCACGCCGGCGTGGATGAAGAACGGCGTGATGTACCAGATTTTCCCGGACCGTTTCTACAACGGCAGCACCGCCAACGACGTGAGCAACGGCCAGTACACGTATGCGGGCTGTGCCACCGAGAAGCATGCCTGGGGGACGAGCGTGGTGGCCAACGTCAGCGGCTGCAACACCGCCGTATTCTTCGGCGGCGACCTGGCCGGCATCGACCAGAAGCTGGGCTACATCAAGAACACCGTGGGCGCCGACATCATCTATCTCAACCCGGTCTTCCTCTCGCCGAGCAACCACAAGTACGACACCGAGGACTACATGACGGTGGACCCGGCGTTCGGCAGCAACAGCACGCTGCAGACGCTGAGCGCCGACATCCACAGCACCAGCAACGGACCGAAGGGTTACCTGGTGCTCGACGGCGTGTTCAACCACACCGGAGACACCCACAAGTGGTTCGACCGCTACAACTGGTGGACCAGCATCACCGGCGCCTACGAGTCGCAGTCCAGTCCGACCTACGGCTACTACACCTTCCAGAGCTGGCCCAACACCTATTCGGCCTTCTTCGGCTTCTCCAGCATGCCCAAGCTGGACTACGGCGCCAGCGGCTCGGCGGTACGCAACGCGATCTACGGCAGCGCCAGCTCGGTGGTGAAGACCTACCTGGCGTCGCCCTATTCGATCGACGGCTGGCGCCTCGACGCGGCGCAGTACCTCGACGCCGGCGGCGGCAACGGCAGCGATACCGCCAACCACCAGATCATGGCCGAGCTGCGCAGCGCGGTGAAATCGGTCAACGCCAACGCGGATATCCTCGGCGAGTTCTGGGGCAACGCCGGCCCGTGGACCAGCGGCGGCGACCAGTGGGACGGCGCGATGAACTACGACGGCTTCACCCAGCCGGTGTCGGAGTGGATCACCGGTCAGGACTACGGCGGCAACGCGGCGAGCATCCCGGTCTCGCAGTTCGACAGCTGGCTGCACGGCACCCGCGCGAACTACCCGACCAACGTGCAGCAGGCGATGAGCAACTTCCTCAGCAGCCACGACATCACCCGCTTCGGCAACCGCGCCGGCGGCGACATCTGGAAGACCTACCTCGCGCTGTTCTTCCAGATGACCTACGTCGGCACGCCCACGATCTACTACGGCGACGAGTACGGCATGCAGGGAGGCGCCGACCCGGACAACCGGCGAACCTTCGACTGGACCATCGGCAGCATCACCAACAGCGCGGTGGCGCTGACCCAGAAGCTGACCACCATCCGCAACGCCTACCCGGCGCTGCGCACCGGCTCGTTCATGACCCTGCTCACCGACGACGCCAACAAGCTGTATGCCTATGGCCGCTTCGACGCCACCAACCGCATCGCGGTGGCGCTGAACAACGACAGCGTGTCGCACACCGTCACCGTGCCGGTGTGGCAGCTGAGCATGACCAACGGCAGCACGGTCACCGAGCTGATCTCGGGCACGCACTACACCGTGCAGAACGGCCAGGTCAGCGTGGCGGTGAACGGCCACTATGGGGCGATCCTGGCGCAGTAG
- a CDS encoding TIM-barrel domain-containing protein, whose amino-acid sequence MTIPPTRTAKPGPTLAAWLWLGLALAPAGGIAAAVPAQTAQASPMAQLANHAITIDFGADRLDVHFIAPGIVRVHFEPGRHTGMPTLVLDPAAAPTRFAQVRGAKDADGASLASAAASVHWDRQHRQLRIDDARQRTLLRIDVDALRHGRLQAQHAGDDALYGIGGYNATEDASAGMLRSGKQVASAGEQGHAGAPFVWSSAGYGVLLDSDGATFTLQPGMIGADSPRKDTDVYILLGTPTQLFGALAQLSGRTPLFPKWAMGFTNSQWGIDQKELLQIVDTYRAKHIPIDNITLDFDWKAWGDDNYGEFRWNPTKFPDGPSGALKKQMDARGIKLTGIMKPRIHVDTVEGRYASAHDFWVPGEAVSDDYFSHKPVKNIDFDLAAARRWFGDLAIKYGYDDGIVGWWNDEADTTGSDTEFMNMQRALYDSQRGVSNQRVWSINRNFWLGSQRYAYGLWSGDIPTGFASMAGQRARMLSAINVGAMQWGMDGGGFKDGTPTPENYARWIQFGAFTPIFRVHGELGQKRQPWVYGPVAEKAATAAIRLRYALIPYIYSYEHARRATGVGLVRPLLFDWPEDPNVRNDVDSWLFGDWLLASPVVVQGQTAKDIYLPAGRWTDWFSGKVYEGGRSIRLAIDSKTWSDIPLFVRDGAIIPTRPPEDYVGEQPLVQLDVDVFPAARRSTFDYYDDDGSSYDYEHGAYFLQPLSAQRRGNAIELELGAASGSFKPALRFYLLKIHGAAAASVGQLKAFADPAALQRSGGEGWARGHDRYGDVTYVRVAAARAAQITIAM is encoded by the coding sequence ATGACCATCCCCCCCACCCGCACCGCAAAACCCGGCCCGACCCTGGCCGCCTGGCTGTGGCTTGGCCTCGCCCTGGCTCCGGCGGGCGGCATCGCTGCGGCCGTCCCCGCGCAGACTGCACAGGCATCCCCCATGGCCCAACTTGCCAACCACGCCATCACGATCGACTTCGGTGCCGACCGGCTGGATGTCCACTTCATCGCGCCCGGCATCGTGCGCGTGCATTTCGAACCCGGCCGCCATACCGGCATGCCCACGCTGGTGCTCGACCCCGCCGCCGCACCGACGCGCTTCGCGCAGGTACGCGGCGCGAAGGACGCCGATGGCGCGAGCCTCGCTTCCGCCGCTGCCTCGGTCCACTGGGATCGCCAGCATCGCCAGCTGCGCATCGACGACGCACGGCAACGCACGCTGCTGCGCATCGACGTCGACGCCCTGCGCCACGGCCGGCTGCAGGCGCAGCACGCCGGCGACGACGCGCTGTACGGCATCGGCGGCTACAACGCCACCGAGGATGCTTCCGCCGGCATGCTGCGCAGCGGCAAGCAGGTGGCCAGCGCCGGCGAGCAAGGCCATGCCGGCGCACCGTTCGTGTGGAGCAGCGCCGGCTACGGCGTGCTGCTGGACAGCGACGGCGCCACGTTCACGCTGCAACCCGGCATGATCGGCGCTGACAGCCCACGCAAGGATACGGACGTCTATATCCTGCTCGGCACGCCGACGCAGCTGTTCGGCGCGCTGGCGCAGCTCAGCGGCCGCACGCCGCTGTTCCCGAAGTGGGCGATGGGCTTCACCAACAGCCAGTGGGGCATCGATCAGAAGGAATTGCTGCAGATCGTCGACACCTACCGCGCCAAGCACATCCCGATCGACAACATCACGCTGGACTTCGACTGGAAGGCCTGGGGCGATGACAACTACGGCGAGTTCCGCTGGAACCCGACCAAGTTCCCCGACGGTCCCAGCGGCGCCTTGAAGAAGCAGATGGACGCCCGCGGGATCAAGCTGACCGGCATCATGAAACCGCGCATCCACGTCGACACGGTGGAGGGACGCTATGCCAGCGCGCACGATTTCTGGGTGCCGGGCGAAGCAGTCAGCGACGATTATTTTTCGCACAAGCCGGTGAAGAACATCGACTTCGACCTGGCCGCCGCGCGCCGCTGGTTCGGCGACCTGGCGATCAAGTACGGCTACGACGACGGCATCGTGGGCTGGTGGAACGACGAGGCGGACACCACCGGCAGCGATACCGAGTTCATGAACATGCAGCGCGCGCTGTACGACAGCCAGCGCGGCGTCTCGAACCAGCGTGTGTGGTCGATCAACCGCAACTTCTGGCTTGGCTCGCAGCGCTACGCCTATGGCCTGTGGTCCGGCGACATCCCCACCGGCTTCGCCAGCATGGCCGGCCAGCGCGCGCGCATGCTCAGCGCGATCAACGTGGGCGCGATGCAGTGGGGCATGGACGGCGGCGGTTTCAAGGACGGCACGCCGACGCCGGAGAACTACGCGCGATGGATCCAGTTCGGCGCGTTCACGCCGATCTTCCGCGTGCACGGCGAGCTCGGCCAGAAGCGCCAACCGTGGGTGTACGGCCCGGTCGCGGAGAAGGCCGCGACCGCTGCGATCCGCCTTCGCTACGCGCTGATTCCCTACATCTACAGCTACGAGCATGCACGCCGCGCCACCGGCGTCGGCCTGGTGCGTCCGCTGCTGTTCGACTGGCCCGAGGATCCGAACGTGCGCAACGACGTCGATTCGTGGCTGTTCGGCGACTGGCTGCTGGCCTCACCGGTGGTCGTGCAGGGCCAGACCGCGAAGGACATCTACCTGCCCGCCGGGCGCTGGACCGACTGGTTCAGCGGCAAGGTCTACGAGGGCGGCCGCAGCATCCGCCTGGCGATCGACAGCAAGACGTGGAGCGACATCCCGCTGTTCGTCCGCGACGGCGCGATCATCCCGACCCGTCCCCCCGAGGACTACGTGGGCGAGCAGCCGCTGGTCCAGCTCGACGTCGACGTGTTCCCCGCCGCACGGCGCAGCACATTCGACTACTACGACGACGACGGCAGCAGCTACGACTACGAGCACGGCGCGTACTTCCTGCAGCCGCTGTCGGCGCAACGCCGCGGCAACGCGATCGAGCTGGAACTCGGCGCCGCCAGCGGCAGCTTCAAGCCGGCACTGCGTTTCTACCTGCTGAAGATCCACGGCGCTGCGGCCGCCAGCGTCGGCCAGCTGAAAGCCTTTGCCGATCCCGCCGCCCTGCAGCGCAGCGGCGGCGAAGGCTGGGCCCGCGGCCACGACCGCTACGGCGACGTCACCTACGTACGGGTGGCCGCAGCGCGTGCCGCGCAGATCACGATCGCCATGTAG
- a CDS encoding alpha-amylase family glycosyl hydrolase — MIRCIASSLLFALLALGSSAPAAAAPAVPAASAPSGVWYEIFVRSWYDTDGDGTGDLNGVTAKLDYLKSLGVGGIWLMPINPSPSYHGYDVTDYYAINPQYGTMADFERLLREAHKRHIKVIIDLVINHTSDQHPWFEAARDPADPHHDWYSWAGPHTDLHAADAAGSQAWHALGTAHYLGDFSANMPDLDYDTPAVRKEMVKLGQYWLKKGVDGFRLDAAQHIYYDFKADADNPLTLKKNLAWWSEFRQGLNTVNPAAYVVGEVTRDSADELAPYFKPLDAVFDFPLAVQLIDSAKHERAGNLGALLAHTDSAYRKVAGKSGVDAPFLSNHDQERVMSQLDGNPQHMRMAAAMLLTLPGQPFVYYGEELGMRGKKPDPDLREPMRWHRDPHGTGETRWKTFSAGDGSDVSVEAEQQAGDSLLHYYAMLIGWRREISALRDGTLTAPALANPHIAAWQLDDAGSHVLVLHNLSGQPQQVPLGDTRFRHLLRHSRAGTALRRDHLTLPPYASAILD, encoded by the coding sequence ATGATCCGCTGCATCGCTTCATCCCTGCTCTTCGCCCTGCTCGCACTGGGCAGCTCCGCGCCGGCCGCGGCCGCGCCGGCCGTTCCTGCTGCATCGGCGCCCTCCGGTGTGTGGTACGAGATCTTCGTGCGCAGCTGGTACGACACCGACGGCGACGGCACCGGCGACCTCAACGGCGTCACCGCGAAGCTCGACTACCTCAAGTCGCTCGGCGTCGGCGGCATCTGGCTGATGCCGATCAATCCGTCGCCCAGCTACCACGGCTACGACGTCACCGACTATTACGCCATCAACCCGCAGTACGGCACGATGGCCGACTTCGAACGCCTGCTGCGCGAGGCGCACAAGCGCCACATCAAGGTGATCATCGACCTGGTGATCAACCACACCAGCGACCAGCACCCCTGGTTCGAAGCCGCCCGCGATCCCGCCGATCCGCATCACGACTGGTACAGCTGGGCCGGCCCGCACACCGACCTGCACGCCGCGGACGCCGCCGGTTCGCAGGCCTGGCATGCACTCGGCACGGCGCATTACCTGGGCGACTTCTCCGCCAACATGCCGGACCTCGACTACGACACGCCGGCGGTGCGCAAGGAAATGGTCAAGCTCGGCCAGTACTGGCTGAAGAAGGGCGTGGACGGCTTCCGTCTCGACGCCGCGCAGCACATCTACTACGACTTCAAGGCGGATGCCGACAATCCGCTCACGCTCAAGAAGAACCTCGCCTGGTGGTCCGAATTCCGCCAGGGCCTGAATACGGTCAACCCCGCGGCCTATGTGGTCGGCGAGGTGACCCGCGACTCCGCCGACGAACTGGCGCCGTACTTCAAGCCGCTCGATGCGGTGTTCGACTTCCCGCTGGCGGTGCAGCTGATCGACAGCGCGAAGCACGAACGCGCCGGCAATCTCGGCGCACTGCTCGCGCACACCGACTCCGCCTACCGCAAGGTCGCCGGCAAATCCGGCGTGGACGCGCCGTTCCTGTCCAACCACGACCAGGAACGCGTGATGAGCCAGCTCGACGGCAACCCGCAGCACATGCGCATGGCCGCCGCGATGCTGCTCACCCTGCCCGGCCAGCCGTTCGTCTACTACGGCGAGGAACTGGGCATGCGCGGAAAGAAGCCCGACCCGGACCTGCGCGAGCCGATGCGCTGGCACCGCGATCCGCACGGCACGGGCGAGACACGCTGGAAAACGTTCAGTGCCGGCGACGGCTCCGACGTCTCGGTGGAGGCCGAGCAGCAGGCCGGCGATTCGCTGCTGCACTACTACGCCATGCTGATCGGCTGGCGCCGGGAGATCAGCGCGCTGCGCGACGGCACGCTCACCGCGCCCGCGCTGGCCAACCCGCACATCGCCGCCTGGCAGCTCGACGATGCCGGCAGCCACGTGCTGGTGCTGCACAATCTGTCCGGCCAACCGCAACAGGTGCCGCTGGGCGACACCCGTTTCCGCCACTTGCTGCGACACAGCCGCGCCGGCACCGCACTGCGGCGCGACCACCTGACCTTGCCTCCCTATGCCAGCGCCATCCTGGACTGA
- a CDS encoding tryptophan halogenase family protein, whose product MNDPRIRRIVIVGGGTAGWMAAALLAKALGAGVAIRLVESAEIGTVGVGEATIPQIRHINRFLGIDEDDMLRAVHGTYKLGVQLNGFGRLGDSYLHAFGDLGLPLGLTPFHHYWLRSRSRADAPDLWAYSLNAAAAAENRFAPLESVPGSPIGGIRYAYHFDASRYAQYLREHIAPGAVQRIEGKVVDVRLRAGDGFIESLQLDNGEIVEGDFFIDCSGFRGLLIEGALNTGYENWQHWLPCDRALAVASAPGGPMRPYTQASARTAGWQWRIPLRHRVGNGHVYCSRFISDDEAAAQLLANLETEALGDPRPLRFVTGMRNQAWNRNCLALGLAAGFMEPLESTSIHLVQSGINRLLAMFPDRHCEQQLVDEYNRQTRFEYERVRDFLILHYKATERTDTPFWQQCGAMDIPPALAHRIELFRRTGMIFREADELFTESGWVQVLLGQRIEPDRHHPLADALTAEQLDGFLADIRTLVGRAKNTLPPHHEFVARAAGSLAA is encoded by the coding sequence ATGAACGATCCCCGCATCCGCCGCATCGTGATCGTCGGTGGCGGCACCGCCGGCTGGATGGCAGCAGCGCTGCTCGCGAAGGCTCTCGGAGCGGGTGTTGCCATACGCCTGGTCGAATCGGCCGAGATCGGCACCGTCGGCGTGGGCGAGGCCACCATCCCGCAGATCCGCCACATCAACCGCTTCCTCGGCATCGACGAGGACGACATGCTGCGTGCCGTCCACGGCACTTACAAACTGGGCGTGCAGCTCAACGGCTTCGGCCGCCTCGGCGATTCCTATCTGCACGCCTTCGGCGACCTCGGCCTGCCGCTGGGCCTGACGCCGTTCCACCACTACTGGTTGAGAAGCCGCAGCCGGGCGGACGCGCCGGACCTGTGGGCGTATTCGCTCAACGCCGCGGCCGCGGCCGAGAACCGCTTCGCGCCGCTGGAATCCGTACCGGGCAGCCCGATCGGCGGCATCCGCTACGCCTACCATTTCGACGCCTCGCGCTACGCCCAATACCTGCGCGAACATATCGCGCCGGGCGCGGTGCAGCGCATCGAAGGCAAGGTGGTGGACGTGCGCCTGCGCGCCGGCGACGGCTTCATCGAATCGCTGCAGCTGGACAACGGCGAGATCGTCGAGGGCGACTTCTTCATCGACTGCTCCGGCTTCCGCGGCCTGCTGATCGAGGGCGCGCTGAACACCGGCTACGAGAACTGGCAGCACTGGCTGCCCTGCGACCGTGCGCTGGCCGTGGCCAGCGCCCCGGGCGGCCCGATGCGCCCATATACCCAGGCCAGCGCGCGCACGGCCGGCTGGCAGTGGCGCATCCCGCTGCGCCACCGCGTGGGCAACGGCCACGTGTACTGCAGCCGCTTCATCAGCGACGACGAAGCCGCCGCGCAACTCCTGGCGAACCTGGAGACCGAAGCGCTGGGCGACCCGCGTCCGCTGCGCTTCGTCACTGGCATGCGCAATCAGGCGTGGAACCGCAACTGCCTCGCACTGGGCCTGGCTGCCGGCTTCATGGAGCCGCTGGAGTCGACCAGCATCCACCTGGTGCAGTCCGGCATCAACCGCCTGCTGGCGATGTTCCCCGACCGCCACTGCGAGCAGCAGCTGGTGGACGAGTACAACCGCCAGACCCGCTTCGAGTACGAGCGCGTGCGCGATTTCCTGATCCTGCACTACAAGGCCACCGAGCGCACCGACACGCCGTTCTGGCAGCAGTGCGGCGCGATGGATATCCCGCCGGCGCTGGCGCACCGCATCGAACTGTTCCGCCGCACCGGCATGATCTTCCGCGAAGCCGACGAGCTGTTCACCGAGAGCGGCTGGGTGCAGGTACTGCTGGGCCAGCGCATCGAGCCGGATCGCCATCACCCGCTGGCCGACGCGCTGACCGCGGAGCAGCTGGACGGCTTCCTCGCCGACATCCGCACCCTGGTCGGCCGCGCGAAGAACACGCTGCCGCCGCACCACGAATTCGTGGCGCGTGCGGCCGGCAGCCTAGCCGCATGA